The following coding sequences lie in one Spinacia oleracea cultivar Varoflay chromosome 1, BTI_SOV_V1, whole genome shotgun sequence genomic window:
- the LOC110791951 gene encoding uncharacterized protein, protein MTNLILKLVLILELLSGERLSELDIVNLQHNLRMRRKMTDLHPDDRYIVRRIYLQRKLCQPEEFKYPQSLYGTKKCRFNVTWQTWLECSVFKDADFCFICYLFKDEHTVGGDAFVGEGFSCWNRLCTLKDHAITHMGVHHKVVVAMELFKKQKSSITTALSKKTEETMSGLSFRGHDEGESSLNRGNFIALLTLVSEHDVEYSKVVLKKAPRNFQLTSLDVQKDIINACAKEKTKEILEDHKDLKAANESLLMEFSLTFSQVRDQGYDGESNIQGSTSGLKTLILNECSQAYFVHCFAHQLQLTQVSLAKKNSDRFWFFVDVLETLLNFVGGSPKRKEFLREIQARRVVEHYH, encoded by the exons TAGTTCTCATCCTAGAGCTTCTTAGCGGTGAAAGATTAAGTGAACTTGATATTGTCAATCTTCAACATAACCTCAGAATGAGGAGAAAGATGACTGATTTACATCCAGATGATAGATATATAGTGAGGAGAATTTACCTTCAAAGAAAGCTTTGTCAACCTGAAGAATTCAAGTATCCTCAATCACTTTACGGGACGAAAAAGTGTAGATTTAACGTTACTTGGCAAACTTGGCTTGAGTGTAGTGTTTTTAAAGATGCTGATTTTTGTTTCATTTGCTATTTGTTCAAAGATGAACACACAGTTGGAGGTGATGCTTTTGTTGGTGAGGGTTTCAGCTGTTGGAATAGATTATGTACACTTAAAGATCATGCAATTACACACATGGGTGTCCACCATAAGGTGGTGGTTGCAATGGAGTTATTCAAGAAACAAAAGAGTAGTATTACCACCGCTTTATCAAAGAAAACGGAGGAAACTATGAGTG GGTTGTCTTTTCGTGGTCACGATGAAGGTGAAAGTTCATTGAATAGAGGTAATTTTATTGCATTATTGACTCTTGTTTCCGAACATGATGTTGAATATTCCAAAGTTGTTTTGAAAAAGGCTCCTCGTAATTTTCAACTTACTTCTCTGGATGTTCAAAAAGATATTATCAATGCTTGTGCAAAAGAGAAAACTAAAGAAATACTTGAAGATCATAAAGATCTTAAGG CTGCTAATGAGTCATTACTCATGGAGTTCTCTTTAACTTTCTCTCAAGTTCGGGATCAGGGTTATGATGGGGAAAGCAATATACAAGGTTCAACCAGTGGCCTCAAAACTTTGATATTGAATGAATGTTCTCAAGCATACTTTGTACATTGCTTTGCCCATCAACTTCAGTTGACACAAGTTTCCCTTGCTAAAAAGAATTCAGatcgtttttggttttttgttgATGTACTTGAAACTCTCTTGAATTTTGTGGGAGGTTCACCTAAGAGGAAAGAATTTCTTCGAGAAATACAAGCTCGACGTGTTGTAGAGCATTATCATTAG